In Euphorbia lathyris chromosome 10, ddEupLath1.1, whole genome shotgun sequence, a single genomic region encodes these proteins:
- the LOC136208828 gene encoding uncharacterized protein, translating to MGEETSDTMNLDLNLGPGPEAGSGSVPSEAVSLDEWIDDPFERIREAVRISSRARQRWRWRQVQIPPETHTLSVELNQLIGNSDSMSTLQAGEGSVAAEERTNEVPKMCENNNGFLEDEVSEKKSDVEKGNDSDGSFFDCNICLDLATDPVVTCCGHLFCWPCLYRWLHVHSDAKECPVCKGEVTTKNVTPIYGRGNNTRVPEEDSSLEIPIRPQARRVEGWRQNIQRSSFSFPMEEMIRRLGSRFDLTRDLNAAVQDPNGNREMGDRNSILSRIMTLRGMRTDQNTAPPPEDMVDLTQSGTSSPETRQVRRFHSLLLRRSQSQRSSTHASHSSALNSAERLIEAYFRNHALGRNQEQPQPVDDRDSFSSIAAVINSESQMDTAVEIDSMGTLSTSSSRRRNDPSRVSDVDAVDSRAPRRRRFN from the coding sequence ATGGGTGAAGAGACATCTGATACTATGAATCTTGATTTGAATCTGGGTCCGGGTCCTGAGGCAGGGTCCGGATCGGTACCAAGTGAAGCAGTTAGTTTGGATGAATGGATCGATGATCCTTTTGAGAGAATTAGGGAGGCTGTGAGAATTAGTAGTAGGGCTAGACAGCGGTGGAGATGGCGGCAAGTTCAAATTCCTCCAGAAACACATACCCTTTCTGTGGAATTGAACCAATTGATAGGAAACTCTGACAGTATGAGCACTTTACAGGCTGGTGAGGGTAGTGTAGCTGCGGAAGAAAGAACAAATGAAGTGCCTAAGATGTGTGAAAATAACAATGGGTTTTTGGAAGATGAAGTGTCAGAGAAGAAGAGTGATGTTGAGAAGGGAAATGACAGTGATGGGAGCTTTTTTGACTGTAATATTTGTTTGGATTTGGCTACCGATCCGGTCGTTACATGTTGTGGCCACTTGTTTTGCTGGCCTTGCCTGTACAGATGGTTGCATGTTCATTCAGATGCAAAAGAATGCCCAGTTTGCAAGGGAGAAGTAACTACTAAGAATGTGACCCCTATATATGGCCGTGGCAATAATACTCGTGTACCAGAGGAGGATTCAAGTCTTGAGATCCCTATTAGGCCACAAGCAAGACGGGTAGAGGGGTGGAGGCAAAATATACAGAGGAGTTCTTTTAGTTTCCCGATGGAGGAAATGATTCGACGTCTTGGAAGCCGGTTTGATTTGACTCGGGATTTGAATGCTGCTGTGCAGGATCCAAATGGCAACCGTGAAATGGGGGATAGGAACTCCATTTTAAGTAGAATTATGACACTTAGAGGAATGCGCACTGATCAAAATACTGCTCCACCTCCTGAGGACATGGTGGATTTAACTCAGAGCGGCACAAGTAGCCCTGAGACAAGGCAAGTCCGTCGGTTTCATTCGCTATTACTTCGAAGATCACAATCACAAAGGTCTTCAACCCATGCGTCCCATTCATCTGCTCTGAACTCTGCTGAAAGGTTGATCGAGGCTTATTTTCGTAACCATGCCTTAGGAAGGAATCAGGAGCAACCCCAACCTGTTGATGATAGAGATTCATTCTCAAGCATAGCAGCAGTGATAAACTCAGAGTCTCAAATGGACACTGCGGTGGAAATCGATTCTATGGGAACACTTTCAACCTCTTCTTCGAGGAGAAGGAATGATCCATCAAGAGTCTCAGATGTGGATGCTGTGGATTCTCGTGCTCCTAGAAGAAGACGATTCAACTAG